One segment of Xiphias gladius isolate SHS-SW01 ecotype Sanya breed wild chromosome 1, ASM1685928v1, whole genome shotgun sequence DNA contains the following:
- the htatip2 gene encoding oxidoreductase HTATIP2 isoform X2: MAEDTKTLEENFRQQNKSCFILGASGETGKVLLRELLERNIFSRITLIGRRQLTFEGIAYGNLVQEVVDFEKLDDYAAAFQGHDVGYCCLGTTRAKAGTEGFIRVDHDYVLKSAELAKAGGCTQFHLESSRGADKNSNFLYLKVKGQVEADVEALGFDRYAIYRPGVLLVDRQESRPGEWLARKFLGAFSAVCSTSMSIPIHVVAKAMVSNTLLRPEQKTEILENTAIATLGKSAGK, encoded by the exons ATGGCTGAAGACACGAAGACCCTGGAGGAGAACTTCAGGCAGCAGAATAAAAGCTGTTTTATCCTTGGTGCTTCTGGGGAAACCGGCAAGGTGCTGCTCCGGGAGCTGCTGGAGCGCAACATCTTCTCCAGGATCACTCTCATTGGAAGGAGACAGCTCACCTTTGAGGGCATAGCATATGGAAACCTG GTACAAGAGGTGGTGGACTTTGAGAAGCTCGACGATTACGCTGCTGCCTTCCAGGGCCATGATGTCGGCTACTGCTGTCTGGGAACAACCAGAGCGAAAGCAGGGACT GAAGGATTCATCCGCGTTGATCACGACTATGTTCTAAAATCAGCCGAGCTGGCCAAGGCAGGAGGCTGCACGCAGTTCCACCTGGAGTCCTCCAGAGGAGCTGATAAAAACAGCAACTTCCTCTACCTCAAagtcaag gGACAAGTGGAAGCAGATGTTGAGGCGCTGGGCTTTGACAGATATGCCATTTACAGACCAGG GGTTTTGTTGGTGGACAGGCAGGAGAGTCGGCCTGGCGAGTGGCTGGCCAGGAAATTCCTTGGGGCCTTTTCTGCCGTGTGTTCCACGTCCATGTCCATCCCAATCCACGTGGTGGCAAAAGCGATGGTGTCGAACACTCTGCTTCGACCCGAGCAGAAGACGGAGATCCTGGAGAACACAGCCATCGCCACTCTGGGAAAGAGTGCAGGGAAGTAA
- the htatip2 gene encoding oxidoreductase HTATIP2 isoform X1 gives MKQLVTTLGKATALLTLVVVVIAAVLNYFDDSDPVEYTSMAEDTKTLEENFRQQNKSCFILGASGETGKVLLRELLERNIFSRITLIGRRQLTFEGIAYGNLVQEVVDFEKLDDYAAAFQGHDVGYCCLGTTRAKAGTEGFIRVDHDYVLKSAELAKAGGCTQFHLESSRGADKNSNFLYLKVKGQVEADVEALGFDRYAIYRPGVLLVDRQESRPGEWLARKFLGAFSAVCSTSMSIPIHVVAKAMVSNTLLRPEQKTEILENTAIATLGKSAGK, from the exons ATGAAACAACTGGTAACCACCCTTGGAAAAGCAACCGCGCTCTTGACTCTCGTAGTAGTCGTCATTGCGGCGGTTTTGAATTATTTCGACGACTCCGATCCGGTTGAATACACCAG CATGGCTGAAGACACGAAGACCCTGGAGGAGAACTTCAGGCAGCAGAATAAAAGCTGTTTTATCCTTGGTGCTTCTGGGGAAACCGGCAAGGTGCTGCTCCGGGAGCTGCTGGAGCGCAACATCTTCTCCAGGATCACTCTCATTGGAAGGAGACAGCTCACCTTTGAGGGCATAGCATATGGAAACCTG GTACAAGAGGTGGTGGACTTTGAGAAGCTCGACGATTACGCTGCTGCCTTCCAGGGCCATGATGTCGGCTACTGCTGTCTGGGAACAACCAGAGCGAAAGCAGGGACT GAAGGATTCATCCGCGTTGATCACGACTATGTTCTAAAATCAGCCGAGCTGGCCAAGGCAGGAGGCTGCACGCAGTTCCACCTGGAGTCCTCCAGAGGAGCTGATAAAAACAGCAACTTCCTCTACCTCAAagtcaag gGACAAGTGGAAGCAGATGTTGAGGCGCTGGGCTTTGACAGATATGCCATTTACAGACCAGG GGTTTTGTTGGTGGACAGGCAGGAGAGTCGGCCTGGCGAGTGGCTGGCCAGGAAATTCCTTGGGGCCTTTTCTGCCGTGTGTTCCACGTCCATGTCCATCCCAATCCACGTGGTGGCAAAAGCGATGGTGTCGAACACTCTGCTTCGACCCGAGCAGAAGACGGAGATCCTGGAGAACACAGCCATCGCCACTCTGGGAAAGAGTGCAGGGAAGTAA